A portion of the Chromobacterium sp. IIBBL 290-4 genome contains these proteins:
- a CDS encoding GNAT family N-acetyltransferase translates to MASKPVLIRLAKGCDAGALTALYRELTGDDAVWVEPARLDALARGSSTKVLVAEADGEVAGTAWLGFCEDVMFRAQPFAVLENVVVKASRRGQGIGEALLGEAERLCVQADCSKMMLLSSARREAAHRFFQRSGFQGDAKRGFVKYRSKMGISN, encoded by the coding sequence ATGGCGAGTAAGCCTGTTCTGATCCGCTTGGCCAAAGGATGCGATGCCGGCGCCCTGACCGCGCTGTATCGGGAGTTGACCGGGGATGACGCCGTCTGGGTCGAACCGGCAAGGCTGGACGCATTGGCGCGGGGGAGTTCGACCAAGGTGCTGGTGGCGGAGGCGGATGGCGAAGTGGCGGGCACGGCCTGGCTCGGTTTTTGCGAGGATGTGATGTTCCGGGCGCAACCGTTCGCGGTGCTGGAGAATGTGGTGGTGAAGGCATCCCGGCGCGGCCAGGGCATAGGCGAGGCCTTGCTGGGCGAAGCGGAGCGGCTGTGCGTGCAGGCAGACTGCAGCAAGATGATGTTGTTGAGTTCGGCGAGGCGCGAGGCGGCGCACCGTTTTTTCCAGCGTTCGGGCTTTCAGGGCGACGCCAAGCGCGGCTTCGTCAAATATCGCAGCAAGATGGGCATTTCCAATTAA
- a CDS encoding DUF3313 domain-containing protein: MMKLSMLSLCAAFAFSLPAFAAEQAAPENLFTLPLDAFQQGKQANQRVYLKPGVDLKSYHAVLPESLLFLRQAKNGQWELLKAGDENAIAAYYQQKLRSELAAAGVPIADAPAPGVVRLRVAMTSVEQDRPGVDAVDLLPIKAVFNLARLAAGKEPYLLKIGSMAQLEDSQDGSLLAGTVNLRQGGKSKTKEQQVSLDMLKPLMDDWCKQSAQQLASHLGKAQ; the protein is encoded by the coding sequence ATGATGAAATTGTCCATGCTGTCTTTATGCGCCGCATTCGCCTTTAGCTTGCCGGCCTTCGCCGCCGAGCAAGCCGCCCCGGAGAATCTGTTCACGCTCCCGCTGGACGCGTTCCAGCAAGGCAAGCAAGCCAATCAGCGCGTCTATCTGAAACCCGGCGTCGATCTGAAAAGCTACCACGCGGTATTGCCTGAATCGCTGCTGTTCTTGCGCCAGGCCAAAAATGGCCAGTGGGAGCTGCTGAAAGCCGGGGACGAAAACGCCATCGCCGCCTATTACCAGCAAAAGCTGCGCAGCGAGCTGGCCGCAGCCGGCGTGCCCATCGCCGATGCGCCGGCTCCGGGCGTGGTCCGGCTGCGCGTGGCGATGACCAGCGTGGAGCAGGACCGCCCGGGCGTGGACGCAGTGGACCTGCTGCCGATCAAGGCCGTGTTCAACCTGGCCCGTCTGGCGGCAGGCAAGGAACCCTATCTGCTGAAGATAGGCAGCATGGCGCAGCTGGAAGACTCCCAAGACGGCAGCCTGCTGGCCGGCACCGTCAACCTGCGCCAAGGCGGCAAGAGCAAGACCAAGGAGCAGCAGGTTTCGCTGGACATGCTCAAACCGCTGATGGACGACTGGTGCAAGCAAAGCGCCCAGCAACTGGCCTCCCACCTGGGCAAAGCCCAATAA
- a CDS encoding GNAT family N-acetyltransferase: MASNIEIKARARDLKELAKRIEALGGERIGSFWQDDSYFASAAGRFKLRAQGGAGGKLIHYRKDPATGPAQSDFLTAACGLAGRVRKSRLAYRLDGGRAHLDRVEGLGDFIKLEIECSDESEKVAAQQQVRSWMRQLDIGDADLLDEGYLELLAGRAPPLVSIELEQPDQPEALALIEALDAYQKPLYPAESHHGVDVSVLMRPEAAFAVARDAAGVAVACGAVWCEPEYGELKRMYVSPSVRGMGVAKRLLDFLENQARARGCGSMALETGIHQHEAIGLYQRAGYDFCLPFGDYLDDPYSVFMRKPI, encoded by the coding sequence GTGGCAAGCAATATCGAAATCAAGGCAAGAGCGAGAGATCTCAAGGAGCTGGCTAAGCGAATAGAGGCTTTAGGCGGCGAGAGAATAGGCAGTTTCTGGCAGGACGACAGTTATTTCGCCAGCGCGGCCGGCCGTTTCAAACTGCGCGCGCAGGGCGGAGCGGGAGGCAAGCTGATTCATTACCGTAAGGACCCAGCGACAGGGCCGGCGCAATCCGACTTCTTAACCGCGGCTTGCGGCTTGGCGGGCCGGGTGCGCAAGTCTCGGCTGGCGTATCGTCTGGACGGCGGCCGGGCGCACTTGGATAGAGTGGAGGGTTTGGGCGACTTCATCAAGCTGGAGATCGAATGCTCGGACGAGTCGGAAAAGGTGGCCGCCCAGCAGCAAGTCCGCAGCTGGATGCGGCAGTTGGACATCGGCGACGCCGACCTGCTGGACGAGGGGTACTTGGAATTGCTCGCCGGGCGCGCGCCGCCGCTTGTGTCCATTGAGCTGGAGCAGCCGGACCAGCCTGAGGCGCTGGCGCTGATCGAGGCGCTGGATGCTTATCAGAAGCCTCTTTATCCGGCTGAAAGCCATCATGGCGTCGATGTCTCGGTGTTGATGCGTCCAGAAGCCGCATTCGCCGTGGCCAGAGATGCCGCCGGCGTGGCCGTAGCTTGCGGCGCGGTCTGGTGCGAGCCGGAATACGGCGAACTCAAGCGCATGTATGTCAGCCCCTCCGTTCGAGGCATGGGGGTGGCGAAACGCCTGCTGGATTTCCTGGAGAACCAGGCGCGGGCCCGCGGCTGCGGCAGCATGGCGCTGGAGACCGGCATCCATCAGCACGAGGCCATCGGACTGTATCAGCGCGCGGGCTATGACTTCTGCCTGCCGTTCGGCGACTACCTGGACGATCCTTACAGCGTGTTCATGCGCAAGCCGATTTGA
- a CDS encoding IS5 family transposase codes for MSKPAPPKYKTTNWKTYNAALKARGSLMIWLDRDMRWHGSAVGKRGRTPTFSDAAIQFCLTIKCLFNLALRQAVGMVQSLLKLAGLDWLTPDYSTVCRRQKHLQVAIPCRPTTTGLHLLIDSTGIKMLGEGEWKTKKHGAEYRRQWRKVHLGIDAQTLEIRAIEVTDNAVGDAPMLPELLDQISAGERIAAVSGDGAYDTKGCHEAIAKRKAEAVIPTRKNAKPWKENRLGAHVRNEILRATRLLGRAIWRKWSGYHRRSLVETKMRCFKLLGERVMARDFDRQVAELQVRAAILNRFTRLGTPMTVRMP; via the coding sequence ATGAGCAAGCCCGCCCCGCCCAAGTACAAGACCACCAACTGGAAGACCTACAATGCTGCGCTCAAGGCGCGTGGGTCGCTGATGATCTGGTTGGACCGTGACATGCGCTGGCATGGCTCTGCAGTCGGCAAACGTGGACGGACACCGACTTTCAGCGATGCCGCCATTCAGTTCTGCCTGACGATCAAATGCCTGTTCAATCTTGCGCTCCGACAGGCCGTGGGTATGGTGCAAAGCCTGCTCAAACTGGCGGGGCTGGACTGGCTGACGCCGGACTACAGCACCGTGTGCCGGCGGCAAAAGCATTTGCAGGTGGCCATTCCTTGCCGTCCAACCACGACCGGGCTGCACCTGTTGATCGACAGCACCGGCATCAAGATGCTGGGTGAAGGCGAATGGAAAACGAAGAAACACGGCGCGGAGTACCGCCGTCAGTGGCGCAAGGTGCATTTGGGCATTGATGCGCAGACGCTGGAAATCCGGGCGATTGAAGTGACCGACAACGCGGTGGGCGATGCGCCAATGTTGCCGGAGTTGCTGGACCAGATTTCCGCGGGGGAAAGGATTGCTGCAGTAAGTGGCGATGGTGCCTACGACACCAAAGGCTGCCATGAAGCGATTGCCAAGCGAAAAGCCGAGGCGGTGATTCCTACCCGAAAGAATGCCAAGCCGTGGAAGGAAAATCGGTTGGGCGCCCATGTCCGAAACGAGATACTGCGTGCTACCCGGCTCCTGGGTCGAGCGATCTGGAGGAAATGGAGCGGTTACCATCGCCGCAGCCTGGTGGAAACCAAGATGCGCTGTTTCAAGCTGCTGGGCGAGCGGGTAATGGCAAGGGACTTCGACCGTCAAGTCGCAGAGCTCCAAGTGCGAGCGGCGATCTTGAACCGCTTCAC
- a CDS encoding DUF6176 family protein — MAHASEMACFAVKPGKEARAALWMEALRHRRQECVEALAREAMRFEAIFQRWEGLFLCWLSAQGEQGKRPDSSPCDIDAVHLAFGAERIDRCALPREWSHQVGFLPAEVAAVMLKNGASYGE; from the coding sequence CCCGGCAAGGAGGCGCGCGCGGCCCTATGGATGGAAGCCTTGCGGCATAGGCGGCAGGAATGCGTGGAAGCGCTGGCGCGGGAGGCGATGCGTTTCGAGGCGATTTTTCAGCGTTGGGAAGGTTTGTTTTTATGCTGGCTGTCGGCTCAGGGCGAGCAGGGCAAGCGTCCCGACAGCTCGCCTTGCGATATCGATGCCGTTCACCTCGCTTTTGGGGCGGAGCGCATAGATCGATGCGCGTTGCCGCGGGAGTGGTCTCACCAGGTGGGTTTTCTGCCGGCGGAGGTGGCAGCGGTCATGCTCAAAAATGGTGCATCTTATGGCGAGTAA